A DNA window from Salvelinus fontinalis isolate EN_2023a chromosome 28, ASM2944872v1, whole genome shotgun sequence contains the following coding sequences:
- the LOC129826246 gene encoding GTPase-activating protein and VPS9 domain-containing protein 1-like isoform X5: protein MVKPDIHTLAHHLKQERLYVASEKQLIQRLNGDVLKTAERLYRAAWITKQQRINLDRLILTSAEASPAECCQHAKVLEDTQFLDGYKTLGFQESIYGEFLGRVRENPRLLASCLVAGERLNQEHTQGVIYTVFTSLYGNCIMQEDERYLLQVLRYLVEFELKESDNPRRLLRRGTCAFSILFKLFSEGLYSAKLFLTATLHEPIMQLLVEDEDHLETDPSKVTERFTPAQQERLFGEKGSEGYRQKVAAAVEANEAKLVTLVNKFIGYLKQNTYCFPHNLRWIVSQMYKTLSCVERLEVGEVRTMCTDLLLTCFICPAIVNPEQYGIISDAPINEVARFNLMQVGQLLQQLAMADDDGDPRRKKSLAKFDKSCVAAFLDVVIGGRAVETPPMSSMNLLEGLSRTVAYMTHSQLLCLVDFVRSVMAGDHLREEEHMLLETMLANVPQSRTVKSNSLELTPSNTPQLSPATTPANKKNRNIAASRSRSRSELAQQGEAEASSLESLQEVMPDEVLVISLGSSPQTIPGMMSENEVLTMQLTDGSQGDIPADDTKHHGKPDKTLRFSLCSDNLEGISEGPSNRSNSVSSLDLEGESVSELGAGPSGSNGVEALQLLEHEHATTQDNLDDKLRKFEIRDMMGLTDDRDISETVSETWSTDVLGSDFDPNMDEDRLQEIAGATVENMLGSLLCLPGSSSVLLDPYGSTISETTSEAWSVEVLPSDSEAPDLKQEERLQELESCSGLGSTSDDTEVREVSSRPSTPGLSVISATSEDRGKTEDLRSECSSDFGGKDSVTSPDGEESSHGAHHSLASPASQADSLLAMFDPLSSGEGFSTGTIVRPKVHYARPLHPPPDPPIPEACALGQEPRYSLFTPHCLAQAELEHTKQRHSYPDRLVRSRSSDIVCQGRRPTSDPGLNRRAAAEERDPAGHFSMGPSSSPSKDSLKGEVEERKDSDEEKSDRNRPWWKKRFQSAIPKVLYWTAESEVPAPIAFRKRDRQEKDDVGHERVPQDETLSRNSQAQAAEDILDKYRNIKRTSPSEGATAAAYDTTGELCGEEGLHDEALQNMSTDDLPDSASQTAQQHDSSKFSFSDAKKKLRLALCSADSVAFPLMAPATTRNGLPDHTDSEDNEIVCFLKVQLAEAINLQDKNQMAQIQETTRCVSRFDARTCRKLLAAIAEDYRKRAPYIAYLTRCRQGLQTSQAHLERLLQRVLRDKEVANRYFTTVCVRLLLEHMEAKSLDFIKAFQGCTASDDKTAAVEDFLRYLYGAMAHDAIWQYASEDQLQDAQMAIERSVMNRIFKLAFYPNQDGDILRDQLLQEHIARLSKVVTANHKALQIPEVYAREAPWPSAQSEIRTISAYKTPRDKVQCILRMCSTIMNLLSLANEDSVPGADDFVPVLVFVLIKANPPCLLSTIQYINNFYASRLSGEECYWWMQFTAAVEFIKTIDDRK from the exons ATGGTGAAGCCAGACATCCACACTCTGGCCCACCACCTGAAGCAGGAGCGGCTGTATGTGGCTTCAGAGAAGCAGCTGATCCAGCGGCTCAACGGGGACGTGCTGAAGACTGCTGAGAGACTGTACCGTGCTGCCTGGATCACCAAACAGCAGAGGATCAATCTCGACAGGCTCATTCTCACCAG TGCTGAGGCCTCCCCGGCCGAATGCTGCCAGCATGCCAAAGTGCTGGAGGACACACAGTTCCTGGACGGCTACAAGACTCTGGGCTTTCAGGAGAGCATCTATGGGGAGTTCCTGGGTCGGGTGCGCGAGAACCCTCGGCTGTtggcctcctgcctggtggctGGGGAGAGGCTGAACCAGGAGCACACACAGGGGGTCATTTACACGGTCTTCACCTCACTCTACGGCAACTGTATCATGCAGGAGGATGAGCGCTACCTGCTGCAG GTCCTCCGCTACTTGGTGGAGTTTGAGCTGAAGGAGAGCGACAACCCTCGGCGGCTGCTGCGGCGGGGCACGTGCGCCTTCAGCATCCTCTTCAAGCTCTTCTCCGAGGGGCTGTACTCGGCCAAGCTTTTCCTCACCGCCACCCTCCACGAGCCCATCATGCAGCTGCTGGTGGAGGACGAGGACCACCTGGAGACGGACCCCTCCAAGGTGACGGAGCGCTTCACGCCGGCCCAGCAGGAGCGCCTCTTTGGGGAGAAGGGCTCGGAGGGCTACAGACAGAAGGTGGCAGCCGCCGTGGAAGCCAACGAGGCCAAGCTGGTGACCCTGGTCAACAAGTTCATCGGCTACCTGAAGCAGAACACCTACTGCTTCCCCCACAACCTGCGCTGGATAGTGTCTCAGATGTACAAGACACTGTCGTGCGTGGAACGGCTGGAGGTGGGCGAGGTGCGGACCATGTGCACGGACCTGCTGCTCACCTGCTTCATCTGCCCAGCCATAGTCAACCCTGAGCAGTACGGCATCATCTCAGACGCCCCTATCAATGAGGTGGCTCGCTTCAACCTCATGCAG GTAGGGCAGCTTCTTCAACAGTTGGCAATGGCTGACGATGATGGAGACCCCCGGAGGAAAAAGAGTTTGGCCAAGTTCGATAAG AGCTGTGTAGCTGCCTTCTTGGATGTGGTAATCGGAGGGAGAGCTGTGGAGACACCGCCCATGTCCTCCATGAACCTACTAGAAGGACTCAGCAGGACTGTGGCGTACATGACACACAGTCAGCTCCTCTGCCTG GTGGACTTTGTACGGAGTGTGATGGCAGGGGACCACCTCCGGGAGGAGGAGCACATGCTCCTGGAGACCATGCTGGCCAACGTGCCCCAGTCCCGCACGGTGAAGAGCAACAGTCTGGAGCTCACCCCCTCCAACACCCCCCAGCTCTCCCCAGCCACCACCCCCGCCAACAAAAAAAACAGGAACATAG CAGCCTCCCGCAGTCGTAGCCGTTCCGAGCTGGCCCAGCAGGGGGAGGCAGAGGCTAGCTCTCTGGAGTCCCTGCAGGAGGTTATGCCAGATGAGGTGCTGGTGATCTCACTAGGAAGCAGCCCGCAGACCATCCCTGGGATGATGTCAGAGAATGAG GTGTTGACCATGCAGCTGACTGATGGGTCACAAGGGGACATTCCTGCAGATGACACCAAGCAccatggcaagccagacaaaaccCTGCGCTTCTCCCTCTGCAGTGACAACCTGGAGGGCATCTCAGAGG GTCCATCTAACCGGTCTAATTCTGTGTCGTCTCTGGACCTGGAGGGAGAGTCTGTGTCTGAGCTGGGAGCTGGGCCATCAGGGAGCAATGGGGTGGAGGCTCTACAACTGCTGGAGCATGAACATG CCACCACTCAGGACAACCTGGATGACAAACTGCGTAAGTTTGAGATCCGCGACATGATGGGCCTGACAGATGACCGGGACATCTCTGAGACAGTGAGTGAGACCTGGAGCACAGACGTGCTGGGCAGCGACTTTGACCCCAACATGGATGAGGATCGACTGCAGGAAATAGCTG GGGCGACTGTAGAGAACATGCTGGGCAGCCTGCTGTGCCTACCAGGCTCCAGCTCAGTGCTGCTAGACCCTTATGGATCCACCATCTCAGAGACCACCAGCGAGGCCTGGAGTGTGGAGGTCCTGCCCAGCGACTCAG AAGCCCCAGACCTGAAGCAGGAAGAGCGTCTACAGGAGTTGGAGAGCTGCTCagggctgggcagcacctccgaTGACACAGAGGTCAGAGAGGTCAGCTCCCGGCCCAGCACCCCAGGGCTCAGCGTCATCTCAG CGACATCAGAAGATAGAGGCAAGACGGAGGACCTACGGTCGGAGTGCAGCTCGGACTTTGGGGGGAAGGACTCTGTGACCAGTCCAGATGGGGAGGAGTCGTCCCACg GAGCACACCACAGTTTGGCTTCTCCGGCCTCGCAGGCAGACTCCTTACTGGCCATGTTCGATCCCCTATCCTCCGGGGAAG GTTTCTCTACTGGTACCATCGTGAGGCCCAAAGTGCACTACGCCAGGCCCCTTCATCCTCCCCCTGACCCTCCCATCCCAGAGGCCTGTGCCCTAGGCCAGGAGCCCCGCTACTCCCTGTTCACGCCCCACTGCCTGGCCCAAGCTGAGCTGGAGCACACCAAGCAACGCCACTCCTACCCAGACAGGCTGGTACGCAGCCGCAGCTCTGATATTGTTTGCCAAGGCCGCCGGCCTACCAGCGACCCGGGACTCAACCGCAGAGCGGCAGCCGAGGAGCGGGACCCTGCCGGGCACTTCTCCATGGGGCCGTCCTCGTCCCCCAGCAAGGATTCCCTAAAAGGAGAG GTTGAGGAGAGAAAGGACAGTGATGAGGAAAAGTCTGATCGCAACAGACCATGGTGGAAGAAACGTTTTCAGTCAGCCATTCCCAAAG TGCTGTATTGGACGGCTGAGAGTGAAGTCCCAG CTCCGATAGCCTTCCGGAAAAGGGACAGGCAGGAGAAAGACGATGTGGGCCATGAACGCGTCCCACAAG ACGAAACTCTGTCCAGGAACTCCCAGGCCCAGGCAGCAGAAGACATCCTGGACAAATACAGGAACATCAAGAGGACCAGCCCTAGTGAAGGAGCCACCGCTGCAGCCTATGACACCACAGGAG AGCTGTGTGGAGAGGAGGGTTTACACGACGAAGCTCTGCAGAACATGTCCACAGACGACCTGCCAGactcagccagccagacagcccagCAACACGACTCCAGCAAGTTCTCATTCAG TGATGCAAAGAAGAAGTTGAGACTGGCCTTGTGTTCAGCAGACTCTGTGGCTTTCCCCCTCATGGCTCCTGCCACCACACGCAATGGGCTGCCTGACCACACGGACTCTGAAG ACAATGAGATCGTGTGCTTCCTGAAGGTCCAGCTGGCGGAGGCCATCAACCTGCAGGATAAGAACCAGATGGCCCAGATCCAGGAGACCACTCGCTGCGTCAGCCGCTTTGACGCACGTACCTGCAGGAAGCTGCTGGCAGCCATCGCCGAGGATTACAG GAAGCGGGCGCCCTACATAGCGTATCTGACGCGGTGTCGGCAAGGCCTGCAGACGTCCCAGGCCCACCTGGAGCGGCTGCTGCAGCGGGTGCTGAGGGACAAAGAGGTGGCTAACCGCTACTTCACCACAGTCTGTGTTCGCCTCCTACTGGAACACATGGAGGCGAAGTCCCTGGACTTCATCAAAG CCTTCCAGGGGTGCACAGCGTCAGATGACAAGACGGCGGCAGTGGAGGACTTCCTGCGCTACCTGTACGGGGCCATGGCCCATGATGCCATCTGGCAGTACGCCAGCGAGGACCAGCTGCAGGATGCCCAGATGGCCATAGAGCGCAGCGTCATGAACCGCATCTTCAAGCTGGCCTTCTACCCCAACCAGGACGGGGACATCCTGAGAGACCA GCTTCTTCAGGAACACATAGCGCGTCTCTCAAAAGTGGTGACGGCAAATCACAAAGCTCTTCAAATCCCAGAG GTGTATGCGAGGGAGGCTCCCTGGCCGTCTGCCCAGTCGGAGATCCGGACCATCAGTGCCTACAAGACTCCTCGGGACAAAGTGCAGTGTATACTGCGCATGTGTTCCACCATCATGAACCTCCTGAGTCTGGCCAACGAGGACTCTGTCCCTGGAGCTGACGACTTCGTCCCTGTGCTTGTCTTTGTCCTGATAAAG GCAAACCCGCCCTGCCTGCTGTCCACTATTCAGTACATCAATAATTTCTACGCCAGCCGGCTGAGTGGGGAGGAGTGCTATTGGTGGATGCAGTTCACCGCGGCAGTGGAATTCATTAAGACCATCGATGATCGCAAGTGA
- the LOC129826246 gene encoding GTPase-activating protein and VPS9 domain-containing protein 1-like isoform X6: MVKPDIHTLAHHLKQERLYVASEKQLIQRLNGDVLKTAERLYRAAWITKQQRINLDRLILTSAEASPAECCQHAKVLEDTQFLDGYKTLGFQESIYGEFLGRVRENPRLLASCLVAGERLNQEHTQGVIYTVFTSLYGNCIMQEDERYLLQVLRYLVEFELKESDNPRRLLRRGTCAFSILFKLFSEGLYSAKLFLTATLHEPIMQLLVEDEDHLETDPSKVTERFTPAQQERLFGEKGSEGYRQKVAAAVEANEAKLVTLVNKFIGYLKQNTYCFPHNLRWIVSQMYKTLSCVERLEVGEVRTMCTDLLLTCFICPAIVNPEQYGIISDAPINEVARFNLMQVGQLLQQLAMADDDGDPRRKKSLAKFDKSCVAAFLDVVIGGRAVETPPMSSMNLLEGLSRTVAYMTHSQLLCLVDFVRSVMAGDHLREEEHMLLETMLANVPQSRTVKSNSLELTPSNTPQLSPATTPANKKNRNIASRSRSRSELAQQGEAEASSLESLQEVMPDEVLVISLGSSPQTIPGMMSENEVLTMQLTDGSQGDIPADDTKHHGKPDKTLRFSLCSDNLEGISEGPSNRSNSVSSLDLEGESVSELGAGPSGSNGVEALQLLEHEHATTQDNLDDKLRKFEIRDMMGLTDDRDISETVSETWSTDVLGSDFDPNMDEDRLQEIAGATVENMLGSLLCLPGSSSVLLDPYGSTISETTSEAWSVEVLPSDSEAPDLKQEERLQELESCSGLGSTSDDTEVREVSSRPSTPGLSVISATSEDRGKTEDLRSECSSDFGGKDSVTSPDGEESSHGAHHSLASPASQADSLLAMFDPLSSGEGFSTGTIVRPKVHYARPLHPPPDPPIPEACALGQEPRYSLFTPHCLAQAELEHTKQRHSYPDRLVRSRSSDIVCQGRRPTSDPGLNRRAAAEERDPAGHFSMGPSSSPSKDSLKGEVEERKDSDEEKSDRNRPWWKKRFQSAIPKVLYWTAESEVPAPIAFRKRDRQEKDDVGHERVPQDETLSRNSQAQAAEDILDKYRNIKRTSPSEGATAAAYDTTGELCGEEGLHDEALQNMSTDDLPDSASQTAQQHDSSKFSFSDAKKKLRLALCSADSVAFPLMAPATTRNGLPDHTDSEDNEIVCFLKVQLAEAINLQDKNQMAQIQETTRCVSRFDARTCRKLLAAIAEDYRKRAPYIAYLTRCRQGLQTSQAHLERLLQRVLRDKEVANRYFTTVCVRLLLEHMEAKSLDFIKAFQGCTASDDKTAAVEDFLRYLYGAMAHDAIWQYASEDQLQDAQMAIERSVMNRIFKLAFYPNQDGDILRDQLLQEHIARLSKVVTANHKALQIPEVYAREAPWPSAQSEIRTISAYKTPRDKVQCILRMCSTIMNLLSLANEDSVPGADDFVPVLVFVLIKANPPCLLSTIQYINNFYASRLSGEECYWWMQFTAAVEFIKTIDDRK; encoded by the exons ATGGTGAAGCCAGACATCCACACTCTGGCCCACCACCTGAAGCAGGAGCGGCTGTATGTGGCTTCAGAGAAGCAGCTGATCCAGCGGCTCAACGGGGACGTGCTGAAGACTGCTGAGAGACTGTACCGTGCTGCCTGGATCACCAAACAGCAGAGGATCAATCTCGACAGGCTCATTCTCACCAG TGCTGAGGCCTCCCCGGCCGAATGCTGCCAGCATGCCAAAGTGCTGGAGGACACACAGTTCCTGGACGGCTACAAGACTCTGGGCTTTCAGGAGAGCATCTATGGGGAGTTCCTGGGTCGGGTGCGCGAGAACCCTCGGCTGTtggcctcctgcctggtggctGGGGAGAGGCTGAACCAGGAGCACACACAGGGGGTCATTTACACGGTCTTCACCTCACTCTACGGCAACTGTATCATGCAGGAGGATGAGCGCTACCTGCTGCAG GTCCTCCGCTACTTGGTGGAGTTTGAGCTGAAGGAGAGCGACAACCCTCGGCGGCTGCTGCGGCGGGGCACGTGCGCCTTCAGCATCCTCTTCAAGCTCTTCTCCGAGGGGCTGTACTCGGCCAAGCTTTTCCTCACCGCCACCCTCCACGAGCCCATCATGCAGCTGCTGGTGGAGGACGAGGACCACCTGGAGACGGACCCCTCCAAGGTGACGGAGCGCTTCACGCCGGCCCAGCAGGAGCGCCTCTTTGGGGAGAAGGGCTCGGAGGGCTACAGACAGAAGGTGGCAGCCGCCGTGGAAGCCAACGAGGCCAAGCTGGTGACCCTGGTCAACAAGTTCATCGGCTACCTGAAGCAGAACACCTACTGCTTCCCCCACAACCTGCGCTGGATAGTGTCTCAGATGTACAAGACACTGTCGTGCGTGGAACGGCTGGAGGTGGGCGAGGTGCGGACCATGTGCACGGACCTGCTGCTCACCTGCTTCATCTGCCCAGCCATAGTCAACCCTGAGCAGTACGGCATCATCTCAGACGCCCCTATCAATGAGGTGGCTCGCTTCAACCTCATGCAG GTAGGGCAGCTTCTTCAACAGTTGGCAATGGCTGACGATGATGGAGACCCCCGGAGGAAAAAGAGTTTGGCCAAGTTCGATAAG AGCTGTGTAGCTGCCTTCTTGGATGTGGTAATCGGAGGGAGAGCTGTGGAGACACCGCCCATGTCCTCCATGAACCTACTAGAAGGACTCAGCAGGACTGTGGCGTACATGACACACAGTCAGCTCCTCTGCCTG GTGGACTTTGTACGGAGTGTGATGGCAGGGGACCACCTCCGGGAGGAGGAGCACATGCTCCTGGAGACCATGCTGGCCAACGTGCCCCAGTCCCGCACGGTGAAGAGCAACAGTCTGGAGCTCACCCCCTCCAACACCCCCCAGCTCTCCCCAGCCACCACCCCCGCCAACAAAAAAAACAGGAACATAG CCTCCCGCAGTCGTAGCCGTTCCGAGCTGGCCCAGCAGGGGGAGGCAGAGGCTAGCTCTCTGGAGTCCCTGCAGGAGGTTATGCCAGATGAGGTGCTGGTGATCTCACTAGGAAGCAGCCCGCAGACCATCCCTGGGATGATGTCAGAGAATGAG GTGTTGACCATGCAGCTGACTGATGGGTCACAAGGGGACATTCCTGCAGATGACACCAAGCAccatggcaagccagacaaaaccCTGCGCTTCTCCCTCTGCAGTGACAACCTGGAGGGCATCTCAGAGG GTCCATCTAACCGGTCTAATTCTGTGTCGTCTCTGGACCTGGAGGGAGAGTCTGTGTCTGAGCTGGGAGCTGGGCCATCAGGGAGCAATGGGGTGGAGGCTCTACAACTGCTGGAGCATGAACATG CCACCACTCAGGACAACCTGGATGACAAACTGCGTAAGTTTGAGATCCGCGACATGATGGGCCTGACAGATGACCGGGACATCTCTGAGACAGTGAGTGAGACCTGGAGCACAGACGTGCTGGGCAGCGACTTTGACCCCAACATGGATGAGGATCGACTGCAGGAAATAGCTG GGGCGACTGTAGAGAACATGCTGGGCAGCCTGCTGTGCCTACCAGGCTCCAGCTCAGTGCTGCTAGACCCTTATGGATCCACCATCTCAGAGACCACCAGCGAGGCCTGGAGTGTGGAGGTCCTGCCCAGCGACTCAG AAGCCCCAGACCTGAAGCAGGAAGAGCGTCTACAGGAGTTGGAGAGCTGCTCagggctgggcagcacctccgaTGACACAGAGGTCAGAGAGGTCAGCTCCCGGCCCAGCACCCCAGGGCTCAGCGTCATCTCAG CGACATCAGAAGATAGAGGCAAGACGGAGGACCTACGGTCGGAGTGCAGCTCGGACTTTGGGGGGAAGGACTCTGTGACCAGTCCAGATGGGGAGGAGTCGTCCCACg GAGCACACCACAGTTTGGCTTCTCCGGCCTCGCAGGCAGACTCCTTACTGGCCATGTTCGATCCCCTATCCTCCGGGGAAG GTTTCTCTACTGGTACCATCGTGAGGCCCAAAGTGCACTACGCCAGGCCCCTTCATCCTCCCCCTGACCCTCCCATCCCAGAGGCCTGTGCCCTAGGCCAGGAGCCCCGCTACTCCCTGTTCACGCCCCACTGCCTGGCCCAAGCTGAGCTGGAGCACACCAAGCAACGCCACTCCTACCCAGACAGGCTGGTACGCAGCCGCAGCTCTGATATTGTTTGCCAAGGCCGCCGGCCTACCAGCGACCCGGGACTCAACCGCAGAGCGGCAGCCGAGGAGCGGGACCCTGCCGGGCACTTCTCCATGGGGCCGTCCTCGTCCCCCAGCAAGGATTCCCTAAAAGGAGAG GTTGAGGAGAGAAAGGACAGTGATGAGGAAAAGTCTGATCGCAACAGACCATGGTGGAAGAAACGTTTTCAGTCAGCCATTCCCAAAG TGCTGTATTGGACGGCTGAGAGTGAAGTCCCAG CTCCGATAGCCTTCCGGAAAAGGGACAGGCAGGAGAAAGACGATGTGGGCCATGAACGCGTCCCACAAG ACGAAACTCTGTCCAGGAACTCCCAGGCCCAGGCAGCAGAAGACATCCTGGACAAATACAGGAACATCAAGAGGACCAGCCCTAGTGAAGGAGCCACCGCTGCAGCCTATGACACCACAGGAG AGCTGTGTGGAGAGGAGGGTTTACACGACGAAGCTCTGCAGAACATGTCCACAGACGACCTGCCAGactcagccagccagacagcccagCAACACGACTCCAGCAAGTTCTCATTCAG TGATGCAAAGAAGAAGTTGAGACTGGCCTTGTGTTCAGCAGACTCTGTGGCTTTCCCCCTCATGGCTCCTGCCACCACACGCAATGGGCTGCCTGACCACACGGACTCTGAAG ACAATGAGATCGTGTGCTTCCTGAAGGTCCAGCTGGCGGAGGCCATCAACCTGCAGGATAAGAACCAGATGGCCCAGATCCAGGAGACCACTCGCTGCGTCAGCCGCTTTGACGCACGTACCTGCAGGAAGCTGCTGGCAGCCATCGCCGAGGATTACAG GAAGCGGGCGCCCTACATAGCGTATCTGACGCGGTGTCGGCAAGGCCTGCAGACGTCCCAGGCCCACCTGGAGCGGCTGCTGCAGCGGGTGCTGAGGGACAAAGAGGTGGCTAACCGCTACTTCACCACAGTCTGTGTTCGCCTCCTACTGGAACACATGGAGGCGAAGTCCCTGGACTTCATCAAAG CCTTCCAGGGGTGCACAGCGTCAGATGACAAGACGGCGGCAGTGGAGGACTTCCTGCGCTACCTGTACGGGGCCATGGCCCATGATGCCATCTGGCAGTACGCCAGCGAGGACCAGCTGCAGGATGCCCAGATGGCCATAGAGCGCAGCGTCATGAACCGCATCTTCAAGCTGGCCTTCTACCCCAACCAGGACGGGGACATCCTGAGAGACCA GCTTCTTCAGGAACACATAGCGCGTCTCTCAAAAGTGGTGACGGCAAATCACAAAGCTCTTCAAATCCCAGAG GTGTATGCGAGGGAGGCTCCCTGGCCGTCTGCCCAGTCGGAGATCCGGACCATCAGTGCCTACAAGACTCCTCGGGACAAAGTGCAGTGTATACTGCGCATGTGTTCCACCATCATGAACCTCCTGAGTCTGGCCAACGAGGACTCTGTCCCTGGAGCTGACGACTTCGTCCCTGTGCTTGTCTTTGTCCTGATAAAG GCAAACCCGCCCTGCCTGCTGTCCACTATTCAGTACATCAATAATTTCTACGCCAGCCGGCTGAGTGGGGAGGAGTGCTATTGGTGGATGCAGTTCACCGCGGCAGTGGAATTCATTAAGACCATCGATGATCGCAAGTGA